In Gossypium arboreum isolate Shixiya-1 chromosome 6, ASM2569848v2, whole genome shotgun sequence, the following are encoded in one genomic region:
- the LOC108459099 gene encoding uncharacterized protein LOC108459099, whose product MSSRGSHGRGTRLCRGRQRGARVESSFMGSMPNLETSVTVDTPTTETVSQTRTTGDETLGAIGVAPTIAEYWLEATEHIMTNLDFTPTQKLRGAESLLRDKAYQWWLTVEQGAQPEQVNWDYFKNTLEGKYVGASYVKACRREFMSLVQGDRSVVEYEAEFLRLSKNARALVASNYNKCVRFEEGLRYDLRVMIALKREQVFAVLVDKSNIMEKVKRTEREWRDR is encoded by the exons ATGAGTTCGCGTGGTAGTCATGGACGGGGAACTCGTTTGTGTCGAGGACGCCAAAGAGGAGCTCGAGTAGAGTCATCCTTTATGGGTAGTATGCCCAACTTGGAGACTAGTGTAACAGTTGATACTCCCACTACTGAGACAGTGTCCCAGACTCGGACGACTGGGGACGAAACACT GGGTGCCATAGGAGTCGCTCCTACTATTGCAGAATATTGGCTCGAGGCTACCGAGCATATTATGACTAATCTAGATTTTACCCCCACTCAAAAATTGAGGGGTGCAGAGTCTTTACTCCGGGAcaaagcctatcagtggtggctgacagttGAGCAAGGTGCTCAGCCTGAGCAGGTTAATTGGGATTATTTCAAGAACACCCTTGAAGGTAAGTACGTGGGGGCCAGTTATGTTAAGGCTTGCCGACGTGAGTTTATGAGCCTAGTTCAGGGCGACCGATCTGTTGTTGAATATGAAGCTGAGTTTCTGCGATTGAGCAAGAATGCACGGGCACTGGTAGCGTCTAACTACAACAAGTGTGTGAGGTTTGAGGAAGGATTGAGATATGATCTGCGAGTTATGATAGCTCTTAAGAGGGAACAGGTTTTTGCGGTTCTGGTTGACAAATCAAATATAATGGAGAAAGTGAAGCGCACTGAGCGCGAGTGGCGTGACCGCTAG